One stretch of Brachyhypopomus gauderio isolate BG-103 chromosome 10, BGAUD_0.2, whole genome shotgun sequence DNA includes these proteins:
- the smad4a gene encoding mothers against decapentaplegic homolog 4a isoform X3, which produces MSVTNTPTSNDACLSIVHSLMCHRQGGESETFAKRAIESLVKKLKEKKDELDSLITAITTNGAHPSKCVTIQRTLDGRLQVAGRKGFPHVIYARLWRWPDLHKNELKHVKYCQFAFDLKCDSVCVNPYHYERVVSPGIDLSGLTLSSSGPPGLMVKDEYDYDCPSSLPSAEGHIQTIQHPPSRPVAQEAFSSPALLPPPEGSSSASAFSSIAVGSTNATPTWTRSGSFTAGVPHHQNGHLQHHPPMHHPAHYCPSGSAHNDMAFQPPISNHPAPEYWCSIAYFEMDVQVGETFKVPSNCPVVTVDGYVDPSGGDRFCLGQLSNVHRTDAIERARLHIGKGVQLECRGEGDVWVRCLSDHAVFVQSYYLDREAGRAPGDAVHKIYPSAYIKVFDLRQCHRQMQQQAATAQAAAAAQAAAVAGNIPGPGSVGGIAPAISLSAAAGIGVDDLRRLCILRMSFVKGWGPDYPRQSIKETPCWIEIHLHRALQLLDEVLHTMPIADPQPLD; this is translated from the exons ATGTCGGTCACGAACACACCGACCAGTAACGACGCCTGCCTCAGCATAGTGCACAGTCTGATGTGTCACAGGCAAGGCGGTGAGAGTGAGACCTTCGCCAAACGGGCCATTGAAAGCCTGGTTAAAAAACTCAAAGAGAAAAAAGATGAGCTCGACTCCCTCATCACCGCTATCACCACAAACGGGGCCCATCCCAGCAAGTGCGTCACCATCCAGCGGACTCTGGACGGCCGCCTTCAG GTGGCTGGACGAAAGGGCTTCCCACACGTGATCTATGCGCGACTGTGGCGTTGGCCGGACCTGCACAAAAACGAGCTGAAACATGTCAAATACTGCCAGTTTGCCTTTGACCTGAAGTGTGACAGCGTCTGCGTTAACCCTTACCATTACGAGCGGGTGGTGTCCCCAGGGATAG ACCTGTCCGGACTCACGCTGTCAAGTTCTG GTCCACCTGGTCTCATGGTCAAAGATGAGTATGACTACGATTGCCCATCATCTTTACCCAGTGCTGAGGGCCACATCCAGACTATCCAGCACCCACCGTCCAGACCTGTGGCCCAGGAGGCCTTCAGCAGCCCTGCCCTGCTCCCGCCACCGGAGGGCAGTAGCTCAGCTTCTGCATTCTCCAGCATTGCGGTGGGATCTACAA ACGCCACGCCCACCTGGACTAGGAGCGGCAGTTTTACGGCCGGAGTGCCTCACCATCAGAACGGCCACCTCCAACACCATCCGCCGATGCACCACCCAGCGCACTACTGT CCCTCAGGGTCTGCGCATAACGACATGGCCTTCCAGCCGCCCATCTCCAACCACCCAG CTCCAGAGTACTGGTGCTCCATTGCCTACTTCGAGATGGACGTGCAAGTTGGGGAAACCTTCAAGGTCCCCTCGAACTGCCCCGTGGTGACCGTGGACGGATACGTGGACCCGTCCGGTGGCGACCGCTTCTGCCTGGGCCAGCTGAGCAACGTCCACCGGACTGACGCCATCGAGAGAGCTAG GCTGCACATCGGGAAAGGCGTGCAGCTGGAGTGCAGAGGcgagggtgatgtgtgggtgcgTTGCCTCAGCGACCACGCCGTCTTCGTGCAGAGCTACTACCTGGACCGGGAGGCGGGCCGCGCCCCCGGCGACGCAGTGCACAAGATCTACCCCAGCGCGTACATCAAG GTGTTCGACCTGAGACAGTGTCACCGGCAGATGCAGCAACAGGCAGCGACGGCACAGGCGGCCGCAGCCGCGCAGGCGGCCGCCGTCGCCGGTAACATCCCGGGGCCCGGCTCGGTGGGGGGCATCGCGCCCGCAATCA gtctgTCGGCGGCCGCCGGCATCGGCGTGGACGACCTGCGTCGTCTGTGCATCCTGCGAATGAGCTTCGTGAAGGGCTGGGGGCCCGACTACCCCAGGCAGAGCATCAAGGAGACGCCATGCTGGATCGAGATCCACCTGCACAGAGCGCTGCAGCTCCTGGACGAGGTGCTGCACACCATGCCCATCGCTGACCCCCAGCCGCTGGATTGA
- the smad4a gene encoding mothers against decapentaplegic homolog 4a isoform X2: protein MSVTNTPTSNDACLSIVHSLMCHRQGGESETFAKRAIESLVKKLKEKKDELDSLITAITTNGAHPSKCVTIQRTLDGRLQVAGRKGFPHVIYARLWRWPDLHKNELKHVKYCQFAFDLKCDSVCVNPYHYERVVSPGIDLSGLTLSSSGPPGLMVKDEYDYDCPSSLPSAEGHIQTIQHPPSRPVAQEAFSSPALLPPPEGSSSASAFSSIAVGSTTHTSSLLSGSHSGEGLLQIAADTGQGTQQNGFSPGQPSTYHHNATPTWTRSGSFTAGVPHHQNGHLQHHPPMHHPAHYWSAHNDMAFQPPISNHPAPEYWCSIAYFEMDVQVGETFKVPSNCPVVTVDGYVDPSGGDRFCLGQLSNVHRTDAIERARLHIGKGVQLECRGEGDVWVRCLSDHAVFVQSYYLDREAGRAPGDAVHKIYPSAYIKVFDLRQCHRQMQQQAATAQAAAAAQAAAVAGNIPGPGSVGGIAPAISLSAAAGIGVDDLRRLCILRMSFVKGWGPDYPRQSIKETPCWIEIHLHRALQLLDEVLHTMPIADPQPLD from the exons ATGTCGGTCACGAACACACCGACCAGTAACGACGCCTGCCTCAGCATAGTGCACAGTCTGATGTGTCACAGGCAAGGCGGTGAGAGTGAGACCTTCGCCAAACGGGCCATTGAAAGCCTGGTTAAAAAACTCAAAGAGAAAAAAGATGAGCTCGACTCCCTCATCACCGCTATCACCACAAACGGGGCCCATCCCAGCAAGTGCGTCACCATCCAGCGGACTCTGGACGGCCGCCTTCAG GTGGCTGGACGAAAGGGCTTCCCACACGTGATCTATGCGCGACTGTGGCGTTGGCCGGACCTGCACAAAAACGAGCTGAAACATGTCAAATACTGCCAGTTTGCCTTTGACCTGAAGTGTGACAGCGTCTGCGTTAACCCTTACCATTACGAGCGGGTGGTGTCCCCAGGGATAG ACCTGTCCGGACTCACGCTGTCAAGTTCTG GTCCACCTGGTCTCATGGTCAAAGATGAGTATGACTACGATTGCCCATCATCTTTACCCAGTGCTGAGGGCCACATCCAGACTATCCAGCACCCACCGTCCAGACCTGTGGCCCAGGAGGCCTTCAGCAGCCCTGCCCTGCTCCCGCCACCGGAGGGCAGTAGCTCAGCTTCTGCATTCTCCAGCATTGCGGTGGGATCTACAA CTCATACCAGTAGTCTTCTCTCAGGGAGCCAtagcggtgagggtctgctaCAGATTGCAGCAGACACAGGGCAGGGCACACAGCAGAATGGCTTCTCTCCCGGCCAGCCCTCCACTTACCACCACA ACGCCACGCCCACCTGGACTAGGAGCGGCAGTTTTACGGCCGGAGTGCCTCACCATCAGAACGGCCACCTCCAACACCATCCGCCGATGCACCACCCAGCGCACTACT GGTCTGCGCATAACGACATGGCCTTCCAGCCGCCCATCTCCAACCACCCAG CTCCAGAGTACTGGTGCTCCATTGCCTACTTCGAGATGGACGTGCAAGTTGGGGAAACCTTCAAGGTCCCCTCGAACTGCCCCGTGGTGACCGTGGACGGATACGTGGACCCGTCCGGTGGCGACCGCTTCTGCCTGGGCCAGCTGAGCAACGTCCACCGGACTGACGCCATCGAGAGAGCTAG GCTGCACATCGGGAAAGGCGTGCAGCTGGAGTGCAGAGGcgagggtgatgtgtgggtgcgTTGCCTCAGCGACCACGCCGTCTTCGTGCAGAGCTACTACCTGGACCGGGAGGCGGGCCGCGCCCCCGGCGACGCAGTGCACAAGATCTACCCCAGCGCGTACATCAAG GTGTTCGACCTGAGACAGTGTCACCGGCAGATGCAGCAACAGGCAGCGACGGCACAGGCGGCCGCAGCCGCGCAGGCGGCCGCCGTCGCCGGTAACATCCCGGGGCCCGGCTCGGTGGGGGGCATCGCGCCCGCAATCA gtctgTCGGCGGCCGCCGGCATCGGCGTGGACGACCTGCGTCGTCTGTGCATCCTGCGAATGAGCTTCGTGAAGGGCTGGGGGCCCGACTACCCCAGGCAGAGCATCAAGGAGACGCCATGCTGGATCGAGATCCACCTGCACAGAGCGCTGCAGCTCCTGGACGAGGTGCTGCACACCATGCCCATCGCTGACCCCCAGCCGCTGGATTGA
- the npffr1l3 gene encoding neuropeptide FF receptor 1 like 3 — translation MEGESKRGKAKEDQVSWELATPYTISDLLPDTNTTNGTNSTPAERILFSPYYQHSLDMAAVFILAYLFIFLLCMIGNAVVCLIVLRNRRMWTVTNIFILNLSISDLLVGVFCIPTTLVDNLITGWPFSNVICKLSGLVQGMSVCASVFTLVAIAVDRFRCIVYPFKPKLTLFVAKATIGTIWVLALVIMFPSVLMLTVEQERGHFTIHNDIYNLSYPLYSCYETWPEPQMRKVYTTVLFALIYLIPLILIVLMYGRIGTKLYSTTVLVNVDQADSAPQRKSPISQRKIKVIKMLSVVALLFMISWLPLWTLMLLTDYARPEGKHLELLTGYIFPFSHWLAFSNSSVNPIIYGYFNENFKRGFRAACEPGSCCCSRWQSRIRFGMPNRGPEVRAHLDKALSSNPLGLGVRNRIYTDSDLTGCVRLEMEHQKPPVETGSSGVGGGNGATLIKRELLEDIERISPTGTTVYQAWEL, via the exons ATGGAGGGAGAATCTAAAAGAGGCAAAGCTAAAGAAGACCAAGTGTCATGGGAACTGGCCACCCCTTACACGATCTCAGATCTACTCCCCGACACTAATACCACCAATGGCACCAATTCAACTCCGGCAGAAAGGATCCTGTTCTCTCCATATTACCAACACTCGCTGGACATGGCGGCGGTGTTCATCCTGGCCTACCTGTTCATATTTCTGCTGTGCATGATAGGAAATGCCGTGGTGTGTCTCATAGTGCTGAGGAACCGGCGCATGTGGACGGTCACCAACATCTTCATCCTCAACCTCTCCATCAGCGATCTGCTTGTAGGGGTCTTCTGCATCCCTACAACCTTAGTGGACAACCTCATCACGG GTTGGCCCTTCAGCAATGTGATATGCAAGTTGAGTGGTCTTGTTCAAGGAATGTCTGTCTGCGCCTCAGTTTTCACTCTGGTGGCTATTGCAGTGGATAG GTTCCGTTGCATTGTTTACCCTTTCAAGCCCAAACTCACACTTTTTGTTGCTAAGGCAACCATTGGGACGATATGGGTATTGGCTCTGGTCATAATGTTCCCCTCGGTCCTGATGTTGACAGTTGAACAAGAGAGGGGCCACTTCACAATCCACAATGACATCTACAACCTTTCTTACCCACTTTACTCCTGCTACGAGACTTGGCCCGAGCCACAAATGCGTAAAGTATACACCACAGTCCTGTTTGCCCTCATTTACCTCATCCCCCTCATTCTTATTGTCCTGATGTACGGCCGCATCGGCACCAAGCTCTACTCGACCACCGTTCTGGTCAACGTGGACCAGGCTGACTCAGCACCTCAACGGAAGTCGCCGATATCACAGCGGAAGATTAAAGTGATTAAGATGCTGAGTGTTGTGGCCCTTCTCTTTATGATCTCCTGGCTGCCCCTGTGGACGCTAATGCTGCTGACAGATTATGCGCGACCGGAGGGGAAGCATCTTGAGTTGCTGACGGGATACATCTTTCCATTCTCTCACTGGCTGGCCTTCTCCAACTCCAGCGTGAACCCCATCATCTATGGTTACTTTAACGAAAACTTCAAGAGGGGTTTCCGGGCCGCCTGTGAGCCGGGATCCTGCTGCTGCAGTCGGTGGCAGTCGAGGATCCGTTTCGGGATGCCCAACAGGGGTCCCGAGGTGCGCGCCCACCTGGACAAGGCTCTCAGTTCCAACCCTCTCGGCTTGGGGGTGAGGAACAGGATCTACACGGACAGCGACCTGACGGGCTGTGTGCGTCTTGAGATGGAGCACCAGAAGCCACCAGTGGAGACGGGAAGCtctggtgtgggaggtggaaaTGGAGCGACCTTAATCAAAAGAGAGCTTCTGGAAGACATCGAAAGGATCTCTCCTACAGGAACTACTGTTTACCAAGCATGGGAACTTTGA
- the smad4a gene encoding mothers against decapentaplegic homolog 4a isoform X1: MSVTNTPTSNDACLSIVHSLMCHRQGGESETFAKRAIESLVKKLKEKKDELDSLITAITTNGAHPSKCVTIQRTLDGRLQVAGRKGFPHVIYARLWRWPDLHKNELKHVKYCQFAFDLKCDSVCVNPYHYERVVSPGIDLSGLTLSSSGPPGLMVKDEYDYDCPSSLPSAEGHIQTIQHPPSRPVAQEAFSSPALLPPPEGSSSASAFSSIAVGSTTHTSSLLSGSHSGEGLLQIAADTGQGTQQNGFSPGQPSTYHHNATPTWTRSGSFTAGVPHHQNGHLQHHPPMHHPAHYCPSGSAHNDMAFQPPISNHPAPEYWCSIAYFEMDVQVGETFKVPSNCPVVTVDGYVDPSGGDRFCLGQLSNVHRTDAIERARLHIGKGVQLECRGEGDVWVRCLSDHAVFVQSYYLDREAGRAPGDAVHKIYPSAYIKVFDLRQCHRQMQQQAATAQAAAAAQAAAVAGNIPGPGSVGGIAPAISLSAAAGIGVDDLRRLCILRMSFVKGWGPDYPRQSIKETPCWIEIHLHRALQLLDEVLHTMPIADPQPLD, from the exons ATGTCGGTCACGAACACACCGACCAGTAACGACGCCTGCCTCAGCATAGTGCACAGTCTGATGTGTCACAGGCAAGGCGGTGAGAGTGAGACCTTCGCCAAACGGGCCATTGAAAGCCTGGTTAAAAAACTCAAAGAGAAAAAAGATGAGCTCGACTCCCTCATCACCGCTATCACCACAAACGGGGCCCATCCCAGCAAGTGCGTCACCATCCAGCGGACTCTGGACGGCCGCCTTCAG GTGGCTGGACGAAAGGGCTTCCCACACGTGATCTATGCGCGACTGTGGCGTTGGCCGGACCTGCACAAAAACGAGCTGAAACATGTCAAATACTGCCAGTTTGCCTTTGACCTGAAGTGTGACAGCGTCTGCGTTAACCCTTACCATTACGAGCGGGTGGTGTCCCCAGGGATAG ACCTGTCCGGACTCACGCTGTCAAGTTCTG GTCCACCTGGTCTCATGGTCAAAGATGAGTATGACTACGATTGCCCATCATCTTTACCCAGTGCTGAGGGCCACATCCAGACTATCCAGCACCCACCGTCCAGACCTGTGGCCCAGGAGGCCTTCAGCAGCCCTGCCCTGCTCCCGCCACCGGAGGGCAGTAGCTCAGCTTCTGCATTCTCCAGCATTGCGGTGGGATCTACAA CTCATACCAGTAGTCTTCTCTCAGGGAGCCAtagcggtgagggtctgctaCAGATTGCAGCAGACACAGGGCAGGGCACACAGCAGAATGGCTTCTCTCCCGGCCAGCCCTCCACTTACCACCACA ACGCCACGCCCACCTGGACTAGGAGCGGCAGTTTTACGGCCGGAGTGCCTCACCATCAGAACGGCCACCTCCAACACCATCCGCCGATGCACCACCCAGCGCACTACTGT CCCTCAGGGTCTGCGCATAACGACATGGCCTTCCAGCCGCCCATCTCCAACCACCCAG CTCCAGAGTACTGGTGCTCCATTGCCTACTTCGAGATGGACGTGCAAGTTGGGGAAACCTTCAAGGTCCCCTCGAACTGCCCCGTGGTGACCGTGGACGGATACGTGGACCCGTCCGGTGGCGACCGCTTCTGCCTGGGCCAGCTGAGCAACGTCCACCGGACTGACGCCATCGAGAGAGCTAG GCTGCACATCGGGAAAGGCGTGCAGCTGGAGTGCAGAGGcgagggtgatgtgtgggtgcgTTGCCTCAGCGACCACGCCGTCTTCGTGCAGAGCTACTACCTGGACCGGGAGGCGGGCCGCGCCCCCGGCGACGCAGTGCACAAGATCTACCCCAGCGCGTACATCAAG GTGTTCGACCTGAGACAGTGTCACCGGCAGATGCAGCAACAGGCAGCGACGGCACAGGCGGCCGCAGCCGCGCAGGCGGCCGCCGTCGCCGGTAACATCCCGGGGCCCGGCTCGGTGGGGGGCATCGCGCCCGCAATCA gtctgTCGGCGGCCGCCGGCATCGGCGTGGACGACCTGCGTCGTCTGTGCATCCTGCGAATGAGCTTCGTGAAGGGCTGGGGGCCCGACTACCCCAGGCAGAGCATCAAGGAGACGCCATGCTGGATCGAGATCCACCTGCACAGAGCGCTGCAGCTCCTGGACGAGGTGCTGCACACCATGCCCATCGCTGACCCCCAGCCGCTGGATTGA
- the bmp10l gene encoding bone morphogenetic protein 10, giving the protein MAVVELSTLGYVRTIILCILLQPRRGQASPIPSLQESSSFSRAVGAMDLSTLKQEDHRDVQALLGHFLYMLNLTDQGLQTRPRTHAEPPEYMLELYNQYGNQYANDRTNMPAANIARSFKNEDSSPPSVTSRGVRTHPLMFNVSVPDREHIVAAEIRLYLLVHRDPHHHNGVDWKMTIFEILGEDGSPPWQRSEGVEGESGENNLVGMQELVGRHGHSRESRWEVFDVTDVVRRWRKSKTTSHWLQLHVENVNSAATESQLPDEEEQSGLILTSLDIDRNPKGKHEPVLIVFSDKESDNRRENHKDMPGRVIAGGNIGLQNINGLEEVESEDGEKQQNEHLLMQTRSNILYDNAPRTRRNAKEDHCKRTSLYVDFKDIGWDSWILAPAGFEAYMCHGSCSYPLTSQHKPTQHAIIQTLVNLKSPKKVSQACCVPTKLDPISLLYENENGHVIFQQRYEGMVVAECGCT; this is encoded by the exons ATGGCTGTTGTAGAACTGTCCACACTTGGTTACGTTCGGACCATAATCCTCTGTATCTTGCTGCAGCCGCGCCGAGGTCAGGCGAGTCCGATTCCATCCCTCCAGGAGTCCTCGTCATTTTCCAGAGCGGTCGGTGCAATGGATTTGTCTACGCTGAAGCAGGAGGATCACAGGGATGTCCAGGCCTTGCTGGGACACTTCCTCTACATGTTGAATTTGACTGACCAAGGGCTACAGACACGGCCTCGCACACACGCTGAGCCACCAGAATACATGCTAGAATTGTACAACCAGTACGGCAACCAGTACGCCAACGACCGCACCAACATGCCCGCAGCCAATATTGCACGCAGCTTCAAGAACGAAG ACTCATCCCCCCCCAGTGTGACAAGCAGAGGTGTAAGGACACATCCCCTCATGTTCAACGTCTCTGTCCCTGACCGTGAACACATTGTGGCCGCTGAGATCCGCCTCTACCTGCTGGTCCATCGGGATCCTCATCACCACAACGGCGTGGACTGGAAAATGACCATTTTTGAGATTCTAGGTGAAGACGGTTCTCCACCGTGGCAGAGATCTGAGGGTGTGGAGGGCGAGAGTGGCGAGAATAATCTGGTTGGAATGCAGGAGCTGGTGGGGAGACACGGCCACAGCAGAGAGAGCAGGTGGGAGGTGTTCGATGTGACGGATGTCGTTCGGCGCTGGAGGAAGTCGAAGACCACAAGCCACTGGCTACAGCTGCATGTCGAGAACGTGAATAGTGCCGCTACCGAGAGTCAGCTGCCAGATGAAGAAGAACAAAGTGGGTTGATTTTAACCAGCCTGGACATTGACAGGAACCCAAAAGGAAAGCACGAACCGGTGCTAATTGTGTTTTCCGATAAAGAGAGTGATAATCGCCGTGAAAATCACAAGGACATGCCAGGGCGGGTAATCGCAGGAGGGAATATTGGCCTGCAAAATATCAATGGACTCGAAGAAGTTGAAAGCGAAGACGGCGAGAAACAACAGAACGAGCACCTTCTAATGCAAACGCGTTCCAATATACTCTACGATAACGCCCCCAGAACCCGCCGCAATGCCAAAGAAGACCACTGCAAGAGGACTTCTCTCTATGTGGATTTTAAGGACATTGGCTGGGACTCGTGGATCTTGGCCCCAGCAGGTTTTGAAGCGTACATGTGTCATGGATCATGCAGTTACCCACTAACCTCACAACACAAACCCACCCAGCATGCTATAATCCAGACGCTGGTCAATCTGAAAAGCCCCAAGAAGGTCTCACAAGCCTGCTGTGTGCCAACCAAACTGGACCCAATCTCTCTCCTGTATGAAAATGAGAACGGCCACGTTATTTTCCAGCAGAGATATGAGGGTATGGTGGTAGCAGAATGTGGTTGTACATAG
- the smad4a gene encoding mothers against decapentaplegic homolog 4a isoform X4, which produces MSVTNTPTSNDACLSIVHSLMCHRQGGESETFAKRAIESLVKKLKEKKDELDSLITAITTNGAHPSKCVTIQRTLDGRLQVAGRKGFPHVIYARLWRWPDLHKNELKHVKYCQFAFDLKCDSVCVNPYHYERVVSPGIDLSGLTLSSSGPPGLMVKDEYDYDCPSSLPSAEGHIQTIQHPPSRPVAQEAFSSPALLPPPEGSSSASAFSSIAVGSTNATPTWTRSGSFTAGVPHHQNGHLQHHPPMHHPAHYWSAHNDMAFQPPISNHPAPEYWCSIAYFEMDVQVGETFKVPSNCPVVTVDGYVDPSGGDRFCLGQLSNVHRTDAIERARLHIGKGVQLECRGEGDVWVRCLSDHAVFVQSYYLDREAGRAPGDAVHKIYPSAYIKVFDLRQCHRQMQQQAATAQAAAAAQAAAVAGNIPGPGSVGGIAPAISLSAAAGIGVDDLRRLCILRMSFVKGWGPDYPRQSIKETPCWIEIHLHRALQLLDEVLHTMPIADPQPLD; this is translated from the exons ATGTCGGTCACGAACACACCGACCAGTAACGACGCCTGCCTCAGCATAGTGCACAGTCTGATGTGTCACAGGCAAGGCGGTGAGAGTGAGACCTTCGCCAAACGGGCCATTGAAAGCCTGGTTAAAAAACTCAAAGAGAAAAAAGATGAGCTCGACTCCCTCATCACCGCTATCACCACAAACGGGGCCCATCCCAGCAAGTGCGTCACCATCCAGCGGACTCTGGACGGCCGCCTTCAG GTGGCTGGACGAAAGGGCTTCCCACACGTGATCTATGCGCGACTGTGGCGTTGGCCGGACCTGCACAAAAACGAGCTGAAACATGTCAAATACTGCCAGTTTGCCTTTGACCTGAAGTGTGACAGCGTCTGCGTTAACCCTTACCATTACGAGCGGGTGGTGTCCCCAGGGATAG ACCTGTCCGGACTCACGCTGTCAAGTTCTG GTCCACCTGGTCTCATGGTCAAAGATGAGTATGACTACGATTGCCCATCATCTTTACCCAGTGCTGAGGGCCACATCCAGACTATCCAGCACCCACCGTCCAGACCTGTGGCCCAGGAGGCCTTCAGCAGCCCTGCCCTGCTCCCGCCACCGGAGGGCAGTAGCTCAGCTTCTGCATTCTCCAGCATTGCGGTGGGATCTACAA ACGCCACGCCCACCTGGACTAGGAGCGGCAGTTTTACGGCCGGAGTGCCTCACCATCAGAACGGCCACCTCCAACACCATCCGCCGATGCACCACCCAGCGCACTACT GGTCTGCGCATAACGACATGGCCTTCCAGCCGCCCATCTCCAACCACCCAG CTCCAGAGTACTGGTGCTCCATTGCCTACTTCGAGATGGACGTGCAAGTTGGGGAAACCTTCAAGGTCCCCTCGAACTGCCCCGTGGTGACCGTGGACGGATACGTGGACCCGTCCGGTGGCGACCGCTTCTGCCTGGGCCAGCTGAGCAACGTCCACCGGACTGACGCCATCGAGAGAGCTAG GCTGCACATCGGGAAAGGCGTGCAGCTGGAGTGCAGAGGcgagggtgatgtgtgggtgcgTTGCCTCAGCGACCACGCCGTCTTCGTGCAGAGCTACTACCTGGACCGGGAGGCGGGCCGCGCCCCCGGCGACGCAGTGCACAAGATCTACCCCAGCGCGTACATCAAG GTGTTCGACCTGAGACAGTGTCACCGGCAGATGCAGCAACAGGCAGCGACGGCACAGGCGGCCGCAGCCGCGCAGGCGGCCGCCGTCGCCGGTAACATCCCGGGGCCCGGCTCGGTGGGGGGCATCGCGCCCGCAATCA gtctgTCGGCGGCCGCCGGCATCGGCGTGGACGACCTGCGTCGTCTGTGCATCCTGCGAATGAGCTTCGTGAAGGGCTGGGGGCCCGACTACCCCAGGCAGAGCATCAAGGAGACGCCATGCTGGATCGAGATCCACCTGCACAGAGCGCTGCAGCTCCTGGACGAGGTGCTGCACACCATGCCCATCGCTGACCCCCAGCCGCTGGATTGA